A DNA window from Kitasatospora atroaurantiaca contains the following coding sequences:
- a CDS encoding DNA translocase FtsK, whose amino-acid sequence MATRSPGSSHRNPKPGPAKKAPAAAKKATATKAPAKRAPAKKAAAKPPAAPPPPSPRPILFRAVLAVWLGIAHSVGAVFRGFGDGAKNLHPAHRKDGVALLLLALALVTAVGTWFGPQGWLGEAATNVVSGLFGRLDVLVPLLLGAIAVRLMRHPEVPEANGRIAIGLTALVVGVLGLVHIGCGAPVMSSGATRIRQAGGIVGWAASTPMMAAAGPPLAVPLLLLVAFFGLLVVTATPVNRIPERLRGLGEKLGVVEPAYAGEMQTPAREFSTDPPEDADPSALPFIVEGSPEDEVGARRRRRRRKQLDEPELESAVPDMFVKDPYETRDLAAGVAADLDGALLYGVPASPAVASMMHQVQDRTAPPEEPAVPAARTAGAPDDHGQAPARMEQLQLSGDITYALPSLDLLERGAPGKTRSKLNDDVVAQLTLVFSEFKVDARVTGFTRGPTVTRYEVELGPAVKVERITALAKNIAYAVASPDVRIISPIPGKSAVGVEIPNRDREMVNLGDLLRSRSAAEDDHPMLVGMGKDVEGHTVMANLAKMPHILVAGATGAGKSSCINCLITSVLARATPDEVRMVLVDPKRVELTAYEGIPHLITPIITNPKKAAEALQWVVREMDLRYDDLAAYGFRHVDDFNAAVKAGKVTPPLGSERELTPYPYLLVIVDELADLMMVAPRDVEDSVVRITQLARAAGIHLVLATQRPSVDVVTGLIKANVPSRLAFATSAMADSRVILDQPGAEKLIGKGDALFLPMGASKPVRMQGAFVTEAEIARVVQHCKDQLTAVYRDDVTVGGGPRKEIDEEIGDDLDLLIQAAELVVSTQFGSTSMLQRKLRVGFAKAGRLMDLMESRGIVGPSEGSKARDVLVTPEELDGVILDIRG is encoded by the coding sequence ATGGCCACACGTTCGCCCGGAAGCTCTCATCGCAACCCGAAGCCCGGGCCGGCCAAAAAGGCCCCGGCCGCCGCCAAGAAGGCCACTGCCACCAAGGCACCTGCCAAGAGGGCACCCGCGAAGAAGGCCGCCGCGAAGCCCCCGGCGGCCCCGCCGCCACCCTCGCCGCGGCCGATACTCTTCCGTGCCGTGCTGGCCGTCTGGCTCGGTATCGCGCACAGTGTCGGCGCGGTCTTCCGCGGTTTCGGGGACGGCGCGAAGAACCTGCACCCGGCCCACCGCAAGGACGGCGTGGCGCTGCTGCTGCTCGCTCTCGCCCTGGTCACCGCCGTCGGGACGTGGTTCGGCCCGCAGGGCTGGCTCGGTGAGGCGGCCACCAACGTCGTGTCCGGCCTCTTCGGCCGGCTCGACGTTCTCGTCCCGCTGCTGCTCGGCGCCATCGCCGTCCGCCTGATGCGTCACCCGGAGGTGCCGGAGGCCAACGGCCGGATCGCCATCGGCCTGACCGCACTGGTGGTCGGCGTGCTCGGCCTGGTGCACATCGGCTGCGGCGCACCCGTGATGTCCAGCGGGGCGACCCGGATACGGCAGGCCGGCGGCATCGTCGGCTGGGCCGCCTCCACGCCGATGATGGCCGCCGCAGGGCCGCCGCTCGCGGTGCCGCTGCTGCTGCTGGTCGCCTTCTTCGGCCTGCTGGTGGTCACCGCCACCCCCGTCAACCGCATCCCCGAGCGGCTGCGCGGGCTCGGCGAGAAGCTCGGCGTCGTCGAGCCCGCCTACGCGGGCGAGATGCAGACCCCGGCCCGCGAGTTCTCCACCGACCCGCCCGAGGACGCCGACCCGTCCGCGCTGCCCTTCATCGTGGAGGGCAGCCCCGAGGACGAGGTGGGCGCCCGACGGCGCCGCCGTCGGCGCAAGCAGCTGGACGAGCCCGAGCTGGAGTCGGCCGTCCCCGACATGTTCGTCAAGGACCCCTACGAGACCAGGGACCTCGCCGCCGGGGTCGCCGCCGACCTGGACGGCGCCCTGCTCTACGGGGTGCCCGCCTCCCCGGCCGTGGCGAGCATGATGCACCAGGTCCAGGACCGTACGGCCCCGCCGGAGGAGCCCGCCGTCCCGGCCGCCCGTACGGCGGGTGCGCCGGACGACCACGGCCAGGCGCCCGCCCGGATGGAGCAGCTCCAGCTCTCCGGCGACATCACCTATGCCCTGCCCTCCCTCGACCTGCTGGAGCGCGGCGCCCCCGGCAAGACCCGCAGCAAGCTCAACGACGACGTGGTCGCCCAGCTCACCCTCGTCTTCTCGGAGTTCAAGGTCGACGCCAGGGTCACCGGCTTCACCCGCGGCCCGACGGTCACCCGCTACGAGGTCGAGCTGGGCCCCGCCGTCAAGGTCGAGCGGATCACCGCGCTGGCGAAGAACATCGCCTACGCGGTGGCCAGCCCGGACGTCCGGATCATCAGCCCGATCCCGGGCAAGTCCGCGGTCGGCGTCGAGATCCCCAACCGGGACCGCGAGATGGTCAACCTCGGCGACCTGCTGCGCTCGCGCAGCGCCGCCGAGGACGACCACCCGATGCTGGTCGGCATGGGCAAGGACGTCGAGGGCCACACCGTGATGGCCAACCTCGCCAAGATGCCGCACATCCTGGTCGCGGGTGCCACCGGAGCCGGCAAGTCCTCCTGCATCAACTGCCTGATCACCTCCGTGCTGGCCCGGGCCACCCCCGACGAGGTGCGGATGGTGCTGGTCGACCCCAAGCGCGTCGAGCTGACGGCGTACGAGGGCATCCCGCACCTGATCACGCCGATCATCACCAACCCCAAGAAGGCCGCCGAGGCCCTCCAGTGGGTGGTCCGCGAGATGGACCTGCGCTACGACGACCTCGCGGCGTACGGCTTCCGGCACGTGGACGACTTCAACGCGGCGGTGAAGGCCGGCAAGGTCACCCCGCCGCTCGGCAGTGAGCGCGAGCTGACGCCGTATCCGTACCTGCTGGTCATCGTCGACGAGCTGGCCGACCTGATGATGGTCGCTCCGCGCGACGTCGAGGACTCGGTGGTCCGGATCACCCAGCTGGCCCGCGCGGCCGGCATCCACCTGGTGCTGGCCACCCAGCGGCCCTCGGTGGACGTGGTCACCGGTCTGATCAAGGCGAACGTCCCCTCCCGGCTGGCCTTCGCCACCTCGGCGATGGCCGACTCCCGGGTCATCCTGGACCAGCCCGGCGCGGAGAAGCTGATCGGCAAGGGCGACGCGCTCTTCCTGCCGATGGGTGCCAGCAAGCCCGTCCGGATGCAGGGCGCCTTCGTCACCGAGGCCGAGATCGCCAGGGTGGTCCAGCACTGCAAGGATCAGCTGACGGCGGTCTACCGCGACGACGTGACGGTCGGCGGCGGGCCCAGGAAGGAGATCGACGAGGAGATCGGGGACGACCTCGACCTGCTGATCCAGGCGGCCGAGCTGGTGGTCTCCACCCAGTTCGGTTCGACCTCGATGCTCCAGCGCAAGCTGCGGGTCGGCTTCGCCAAGGCCGGCCGTCTGATGGACCTGATGGAGTCTCGGGGGATCGTCGGCCCGAGCGAGGGCTCCAAGGCCCGCGACGTCCTGGTCACCCCGGAGGAGTTGGACGGGGTCATCCTCGACATCCGAGGGTGA
- a CDS encoding response regulator: MVQKAKILLVDDRPENLLALEAILSALDQTLVRASSGEEALKALLTDDFAVILLDVQMPGMDGFETASHIKRRERTRDIPIIFLTAINHGPHHTFRGYAAGAVDYISKPFDPWVLRAKVSVFVDLYMKNCQLKEQAALLRLQLEAGETPVLGGALLGELSARLAAIEEQAEALSKQLDGSTETGAAATAAHLERKLTGLRRALDALRPGSG; this comes from the coding sequence CTGGTGCAGAAGGCGAAGATCCTCCTGGTGGACGACCGGCCGGAGAACCTGCTGGCGTTGGAGGCGATCCTCTCCGCGCTGGACCAGACTCTCGTCCGTGCCTCGTCGGGCGAAGAGGCGCTCAAGGCGCTGCTCACCGACGACTTCGCGGTGATCCTGCTCGACGTCCAGATGCCGGGCATGGACGGCTTCGAGACGGCCTCGCACATCAAGCGCAGGGAGCGCACCCGGGACATCCCGATCATCTTCCTGACCGCGATCAACCACGGCCCGCACCACACCTTCCGCGGCTACGCGGCCGGTGCGGTCGACTACATCTCCAAGCCCTTCGACCCGTGGGTGCTGCGCGCCAAGGTCTCCGTCTTCGTCGACCTCTACATGAAGAACTGCCAGCTCAAGGAGCAGGCGGCACTGCTGCGACTGCAGCTGGAGGCGGGGGAGACGCCGGTCCTGGGCGGTGCCCTGCTCGGCGAGCTCTCCGCGAGGCTGGCAGCGATCGAGGAGCAGGCCGAGGCCCTCAGCAAGCAGCTGGACGGCTCGACGGAGACGGGCGCGGCGGCCACCGCCGCGCACCTGGAGCGCAAACTGACCGGCCTGCGCCGGGCGCTCGACGCGCTCCGCCCCGGCTCGGGCTGA